From a region of the Leishmania major strain Friedlin complete genome, chromosome 32 genome:
- a CDS encoding adenosine monophosphate deaminase-like protein — protein MESNTCMQSKVQGGATFVIERLLSHKHLQQPCSAVSASFESFRDSGDGSGGMPGPADDDKAQRNFRGKGALEASDAAVAPTYHRIMIDGDEGDKDYFRCVGIMAHIIQTRQTYKDTDQGQLEVPLTAEELERRYCGTAAPATSVLAGSPAASVSSPLSPPAGKMAKGPLSQTGDSTAVASLMGLEFRHGVFGFEGMRTRIVPWEQYVRDIRAVYGAIENGPCLSTARMRLTSIAEKFRLYLLLNLEIEGSYDELYRDGGVYAPCTRVDNGVNMHTSVVAPVLLEYVVTTALEQPRAPLYVDPHTQQVVTLAAYLEAGGIQDPRELTVEGLGLQPTLYRNKYLPYDPFDAKLNPTGAFGATLLQALFSTDGPSHGNLCGVLLRAELEQREYQKQQMTATEMTLEICGHHPEELTRLAMWVRRQGFNKFSRNRWVLAIQRERHSTKQLGPSQLPSLCTTVGDQLRHIFYPLFMATLCPQDPQWSDVAQLLCHTGALGIRTHAVVRSENFSATPVDPDALPCTSAPREDGQTTGHGSAMAHGGGCSDYYFFYYVWANLASLNALRTRLGLHTLLFTPSVTEKAPAYDQLVSSFLLGDVVHDVSSLAQSWIMQFLYMYCRIGIVLSPLRDNALSTAYFDSPFVKYFRQGMRVSISTSDPLYFHHHESQPLIEEYATLSKLCSLTPMDTMELGRNSVLNSSFPPEVKQAWLGERFSALGAEGNDLRRCGVCDYRLQFRHETLAHEEALLNQLLAKAGIKAPGGVGSGVDGGDSDGGALSLHLIPYAQSVLVSDLVQQSRHSRPMNYTDQRIVYPRIDIYYGGHRSGFATDAVAALRQVVALRLKYVGNANRTAVAADANVHVEDVFSTTRQFDEAQWEYNTYYGVCILSQQGKTPLWPTFLPTITEFIRDMSVIRQAASSVALQRLATHRLHLLEQKFLLHLSMNISNEAGKREEKEWNNRDFFTAYKVDTNVHTDAGSNARTLLEFFVDKALHHSEDVVFERDHHPVTLKELLSEYEIDVHHITVDELNHHLNTHPDLREIFLSPFNFMQGRYFAELTKRTLDIYEEDAFSYAENRLSITGASEQEWYDLAHWFDCYGMASSRSRWMVCLKWHYRRLRRNGVLKNFGAFLDNVFHPLWEISMHPAKDTKFHYLLAHLSGFDCIADESKIDLPLTDVSPHDWNSDLNPPYSYYMYYIWANIASLNEFRASRGLSTFTLRPQCGERGSMDHLVSGFCLANSINHGVTLARHPVLEYMWYIAQVGVAMSPLSNTAGASAYLENPFPVFFHRGLNVSLATNQPLYFHFTREPLVEEYSIAAKLWKFELNDMSEIARNSVLQSGFSAAWKENALGPRYQLRSTLGNDVRRSRVSDIRVAYRYEVYHTELNFLDEQLAAASPGFAGNSSVAETAPPPAEADASRRHKNSLLTGVSLFSTDAGCEPAAGAGRSPAPAASSQRMPRAMKLLEEELAICGDVWQGVASTPLLPTSVTNADGSLTFLHTTNSRSVHLPRHSSSALLPLPLASRTAQLRGEIRRLDAELTRMRAVSLQVAGENNSIATQVNALRERLQTEGLTILGGLYGSANEEEAEASSNGNSAVTGAAAVEEVEGGDGRPSL, from the coding sequence ATGGAAAGCAACACTTGCATGCAGTCCAAGGTGCAGGGCGGTGCCACGTTCGTCATTGAGCGCCTCCTTTCCCAcaagcacctgcagcagccctgctccgccgtctccgcaTCCTTCGAGTCCTTCCGAGacagcggcgatggcagcggAGGGATGCCGGGCCCTGCTGACGACGACAAGGCCCAAAGGAATTTTCGTGGCAAGGGCGCGCTGGAGGCCTCCGACGCCGCTGTGGCACCCACGTACCACCGCATTATGATCGACGGCGATGAAGGCGACAAAGACTACTTCAGGTGCGTCGGCATCATGGCGCACATCATCCAGACTCGTCAGACGTACAAGGACACGGACCAAGGGCAGCTAGAGGTGCCGTTGACAgcagaggagctggagaggCGCTActgcggcacggcggcgcctgctACTTCGGTGTTGGCGGGTTCGCCGGCCGCGTCGGTGTCTTCCCCGCTTTCGCCGCCAGCCGGCAAGATGGCAAAGGGCCCGTTATCACAGACTGGTGACTCTACAGCGGTGGCCTCGCTCATGGGGCTCGAGTTTCGCCACGGTGTCTTTGGCTTTGAAGGCATGCGCACTCGTATCGTGCCGTGGGAGCAGTACGTGCGCGATATCCGCGCCGTCTACGGGGCCATCGAGAACGGTCCGTGTCTCTCCACCGCCCGCATGCGCCTCACCTCCATCGCCGAGAAGTTCCGCCTGTACCTGTTGCTTAACCTGGAAATCGAAGGCAGCTATGATGAGCTGTaccgcgacggtggcgtctACGCCccatgcacgcgcgtcgaCAATGGCGTGAACATGCACACGTCTGTTgtggcgccggtgctgctggagtaCGTGGTGACGACCGCGCTAGAGCAGCCGCGCGCTCCCCTCTACGTCGACCCCCACACGCAGCAGGTCGTGACACTGGCTGCCTACCTTGAAGCGGGCGGCATCCAAGACCCGCGCGAGCTCACGGTGGAGGGACTCGGCTTGCAACCTACACTGTACCGCAACAAGTACCTGCCATACGACCCGTTCGATGCGAAGCTGAACCCCACTGGCGCCTTTggtgcgacgctgctgcaggcacTCTTCTCAACCGATGGACCGAGCCACGGCAACCtgtgcggcgtgctgctccgcgctgagctggagcagcgcgagTACCAGAAGCAGCAGATGACAGCGACCGAGATGACACTGGAGATCTGCGGGCATCACCCGGAGGAGCTCACGCGGCTCGCGATGTGGGTGCGTCGGCAGGGCTTCAACAAGTTTTCGCGCAATCGATGGGTGCTAGCGATTCAGCGAGAGCGCCACTCCACAAAGCAGCTGGGGCCAAGCCagctcccctctctctgcaccaCCGTCGGTGATCAGCTGCGGCACATTTTCTATCCCCTCTTCATGGCGACGCTGTGCCCACAAGATCCACAGTGGTcggacgtggcgcagctgctctgccACACCGGCGCCCTCGGCATTCGCACTCACGCTGTCGTGCGCTCTGAAAATTTCAGCGCCACTCCTGTGGACCCGGACGCGCTTCcgtgcaccagcgcaccacgTGAGGATGGGCAGACCACCGGCCACGGAAGTGCAATGGCGCACGGTGGTGGGTGCAGCGACTACTACTTCTTTTACTACGTCTGGGCTAATCTGGCGTCGCTGaatgcgctgcgcacgcgcctcggCCTCCACACACTTCTCTTCACGCCGTCCGTAACGGAGAAGGCGCCGGCGTACGATCAGCTTGTCAGCTCCTTCCTGCTCGGCGACGTCGTGCACGACGTGAGCTCACTCGCCCAAAGTTGGATTATGCAGTTCCTGTACATGTACTGCCGCATCGGCATCGTACTCTCCCCCTTGCGCGACAACGCGCTCAGCACCGCGTACTTTGACAGTCCGTTCGTGAAGTATTTCCGCCAAGGGATGCGGGTATCGATTAGCACGTCCGACCCGTTGTActtccaccaccacgagTCGCAGCCGCTTATCGAGGAGTATGCGACGTTGAGCAAGCTGTGCTCGTTGACGCCGATGGACACGATGGAGTTGGGGCGCAACAGTGTGCTGAACAGCAGCTTCCCACCGGAGGTGAAGCAGGCTTGGCTGGGTGAGCGTTTTTCTGCGCTAGGGGCGGAGGGCAACGAcctgcgtcgctgcggcgtgtgtgACTATCGCCTGCAGTTCCGCCACGAGACCCTCGCGCATGAGGAGGCGCTTCTAAACCAGCTCCTGGCGAAGGCCGGCATCAAGGCGCCAGGCGGCGTTGGCTCGGgcgttgacggcggcgacagcgacggcggagcCCTTTCACTGCACCTCATCCCCTACGCGCAGTCGGTGCTGGTTTCGGACCTTGTCCAGCAGTCTCGCCACTCGCGCCCCATGAACTACACGGATCAGCGCATTGTGTACCCCCGCATCGACATCTACTACGGCGGCCATCGCTCGGGCTTCGCGACggacgcggtggcggcgctgcggcaggtcGTCGCGCTCCGTCTCAAGTACGTCGGAAACGCGAACcgcacggcggtggcggctgacGCCAACGTGCACGTCGAAGACGTCTTTAGCACCACCCGCCAATTCGATGAGGCGCAGTGGGAGTACAACACATACTATGGCGTGTGCATCTTGTCTCAGCAGGGCAAGACGCCGTTGTGGCCGACGTTCCTGCCGACCATTACGGAGTTCATTCGCGACATGTCCGTGATTCGGCAGGCGGCGAGCTCGGTAGctctgcagcggctcgcGACGCACCGACTTCACCTGCTCGAGCAGAAGTTCCTGCTCCACCTCTCCATGAACATCTCCAACGAGGCCggcaagagggaggagaaggagtgGAACAACCGCGACTTCTTCACCGCCTACAAGGTGGACACAAACGTGCATACCGACGCCGGCTCCAACGCCCGCACGCTGCTGGAGTTCTTTGTCGACAAGGCCCTGCATCACAGCGAGGACGTCGTCTTCGAGCGCGATCATCACCCCGTCACGCTCAAGGAGCTGCTGAGCGAGTACGAGATTGACGTGCACCACATCACCGTCGACGAGCTTAACCACCACCTGAACACGCACCCCGACCTGCGTGAAATCTTCCTGTCACCGTTTAACTTCATGCAAGGTCGTTACTTTGCCGAGCTGACTAAGCGGACTCTGGACATCTACGAGGAGGACGCCTTCAGCTACGCCGAGAACCGGCTCTCCATCACCGGCGCCTCCGAACAGGAGTGGTACGATCTGGCGCACTGGTTCGATTGCTACGGCATGGCCAGCTCGCGTAGCCGTTGGATGGTGTGCCTGAAGTGGCATTACCGCCGCCTACGCCGAAACGGAGTGCTGAAGAACTTCGGCGCGTTCCTCGACAATGTCTTCCATCCGTTGTGGGAGATCAGCATGCACCCGGCCAAGGACACAAAGTTCCACTACCTACTGGCGCACCTGTCCGGCTTCGACTGCATCGCGGATGAATCGAAGATCGACCTGCCGCTCACGGACGTCTCTCCGCACGACTGGAACAGCGACTTGAACCCGCCGTACAGCTACTACATGTACTACATATGGGCGAATATCGCGTCTCTTAACGAGTTCCGGGCCTCGCGCGGGTTGAGCACCTTCACCCTGCGTCCGCAGTGCGGCGAGCGCGGCAGCATGGACCATCTCGTGAGCGGCTTCTGCTTGGCTAACAGCATCAACCACGGCGTCACGCTGGCGCGGCACCCTGTGCTGGAGTACATGTGGTACATTGCTCAGGTCGGCGTGGCAATGTCTCCGCTCAGCAACACAGCTGGCGCCTCTGCCTACCTTGAAAACCCTTTCCCGGTTTTTTTCCATCGCGGCTTGAACGTTAGCCTCGCAACGAATCAGCCACTCTACTTCCACTTCACGCGTGAGCCGCTTGTGGAGGAGTACTCGATCGCCGCGAAGCTGTGGAAGTTCGAGCTGAATGACATGTCCGAAATCGCGCGCAACAGCGTCTTGCAGAGCGGTTTCTCGGCTGCGTGGAAGGAGAACGCTCTGGGCCCGCGGTATCAGCTGCGCTCTACCCTTGGCAACGACGTGCGTCGCAGCCGCGTGTCAGACATTCGCGTGGCGTACCGGTATGAAGTGTACCACACTGAGCTGAACTTCCTGGATGagcagctcgccgccgcttctcccGGGTTCGCAGGGAACTCGTCGGTGGCCGAgaccgcgccgccaccggcggaggcggacgcaAGCCGGAGGCATAAAAACAGCCTCTTAACTGGCGTCTCTCTATTTTCCACAGACGCCGGCTGTGAGCCTGCGGCTGGCGCTGGCAGGTCTCCTGCCCCCGCTGCATCGTCGCAGCGGATGCCGCGTGCCATGAAGCTGTTGGAAGAGGAGCTGGCAATCTGCGGGGACGTTTGGCAGGGAGTGGCATCGACCCCGCTGTTACCGACTTCCGTCACCAACGCGGATGGCTCATTGACGTTTCTGCACACGACCAACTCCCGAAGTGTGCATCTGCCACGGCACAGCTCCTCGGCACTCCTGCCACTGCCGTTGGCGTCACGGACGGCGCAGTTACGTGGAGAGATTCGACGGCTGGACGCGGAGCTAACGCGCATGCGAGCCGTCTCGCTACAGGTGGCCGGCGAGAACAATTCCATTGCTACGCAGGtgaacgcgctgcgcgagcggcTTCAGACCGAAGGGCTAACCATCCTGGGCGGTCTGTACGGCAGCGCGAACGAAGAGGAAGCCGAGGCGTCGTCGAATGGCAACTCTGCGGTGACTggggccgccgcggtggaagaggtggagggcggtGATGGGCGCCCGTCGCTCTAA
- the TTA1 gene encoding putative GPI transamidase component Tta1, with product MPSSPRRPKSTAVAASSETWRRNSTKSFVALSAFIFLVVIGVHWTTVSREHVELPMDRVLADLQASCLTLKDTPALTSASLPPAFYGLGVWVDSPVLLPSVHAALALMKERLAEGLGTAAAGVPLQTHTLHTFVRLQSQMRDEAVAALVTDEPSGRFPSAKRVMRTLERLANQQQLGLPTLKHAFLPEVGQEVELFGLSLFSVPASALPGDAASKVQCFVADVRQAYCVLPLEEPDASDVASSGRTSFSAASLTPLSYRLRAASLEAEVRAALLSVVAQQIGLASFKPADVAAWKRSREHQGCLHTIASVTSTLRSIAANTNMAVPQSTERMFAVLERHVQSGSFLRAARAADDLQFHPLLTPQLYIPWDHSLVSQLILLLPMVSCTLLAARFLVEERWHDRARAKAAAEAQDAKKGQ from the coding sequence ATGCCGAGCAGTCCTCGGAGACCGAAGtcgacggcagtggcggcgtcgTCCGAGACGTGGCGGCGCAACTCTACAAAGAGCTTCGTGGCACTCAGCGCATTCATATTTCTTGTCGTCATCGGTGTACATTGGACGACGGTGAGTCGTGAGCATGTAGAGCTGCCAATGGATCGCGTTCTGGCAGACCTGCAGGCGAGCTGCCTCACTCTGAAAGACACCCCAGCCTTGACCTCTGCCTCGCTCCCTCCCGCGTTTTACGGGCTGGGTGTTTGGGTGGACTCTCCGGTGTTGCTACCCAGCGTACACGCGGCGCTTGCTCTGATGAAGGAGCGGTTGGCAGAGGGCCtgggcaccgctgcggcgggtgtcccgctgcagacgcacacgcttCATACCTTTGTGCGTCTGCAGTCACAGATGCGGGACGAAGCGGTCGCTGCACTCGTCACGGACGAACCGAGTGGGCGCTTCCCTAGCGCGAAGCGAGTGATGCGCACGCTGGAGCGCTTGGCAAACCAACAGCAGCTCGGCTTGCCGACGCTGAAGCATGCCTTTCTGCCTGAGGTTGGCCAGGAGGTGGAACTGTTTGGCCTGTCGCTCTTTAGTGTgccggcgtctgcgctgcCAGGGGATGCAGCGAGCAAGGTGCAGTGTTTCGTCGCTGACGTGCGGCAAGCGTACTGCGTGCTTCCCCTGGAGGAGCCGGATGCCTCCGACGTCGCGTCCTCCGGCAGGACGAGTTTTTCAGCAGCGTCTCTCACACCTTTGTCGTACCGACTGCGGGCCGCCTCACTGGAGGccgaggtgcgcgcggcgcttCTCTCTGTCGTGGCACAGCAGATCGGCCTGGCTTCTTTCAAGCCGGCCGACGTGGCGGCCTGGAAGCGGTCGCGGGAGCATCAGGGGTGTCTGCACACAATCGCCTCTGTGACGAGTACGCTGCGCTCCATTGCGGCAAACACGAACATGGCCGTCCCACAAAGCACGGAGCGCATGTTCGCAGTCTTGGAGCGCCACGTGCAATCCGGCTCCTTCCTGCGAGCCGCGCGTGCCGCCGACGACCTGCAGTTCCACCCATTGCTCACCCCGCAGCTGTACATTCCGTGGGACCATTCGCTCGTCTCGCAGTTGatcttgctgctgccgatggTGTCCTGCACGCTGCTGGCCGCGCGCTTTCTCGTCGAGGAGCGCTGGCACGACCGCGCCCGCGCAaaggccgctgccgaggcacAGGATGCGAAGAAAGGCCAGTGA